From Varibaculum massiliense, a single genomic window includes:
- a CDS encoding DivIVA domain-containing protein — protein sequence MSENSFPRAGFFTRGYDPSQVDEFFAKARKAYEGGVPAEKFSAAQVRGAHFDLVRRGYQTSAIDQAMDRLEAAFVRRDRADNVAVNGSQAWMERVAQRATTLYPRMLRPRGKRFAHPDGKGYDVAQVDELLDRLAEYFDSDEGMTSAEIRNATFKTAKNEKAYKEGVVDAYLSRAIEVLLAVE from the coding sequence ATGAGTGAGAACAGCTTTCCGCGAGCCGGTTTTTTTACGCGGGGATACGACCCATCCCAGGTAGACGAGTTTTTTGCTAAAGCTCGTAAAGCCTACGAGGGTGGGGTGCCTGCGGAAAAGTTCTCGGCTGCCCAGGTGCGGGGTGCGCATTTTGACCTGGTGCGGCGGGGCTATCAAACTAGCGCCATCGACCAGGCAATGGATCGCCTAGAGGCGGCGTTCGTGCGCCGGGATCGCGCCGATAACGTGGCGGTTAATGGTTCCCAAGCCTGGATGGAGCGGGTTGCGCAACGGGCAACCACGCTTTATCCTCGGATGCTCCGTCCCCGGGGCAAACGTTTTGCCCACCCGGATGGTAAAGGTTATGACGTTGCCCAGGTAGATGAACTCCTTGACCGTTTAGCGGAGTATTTCGACTCGGATGAGGGGATGACTTCTGCCGAGATTCGCAACGCCACTTTTAAGACCGCCAAGAATGAAAAAGCCTATAAAGAGGGCGTAGTTGATGCCTATCTCTCGCGGGCGATAGAGGTATTGCTGGCGGTAGAATAA